The sequence GTCGCGGTTGTCCTTGAAGCTTTTGCCCACGCCTTCGGGGTCATTGGCCTTGAACAGGCGCACGGTCTCGGAGTCGTAGCCGAAGAAGTAGCCGTCCTTGCCGTAGCGAATACCCGAAAGCAACTTGATCGCCTGCGCCCGCGCCTCGTTGTCACCCGGCGCGGCCGCGTCGTACAGCGGTTTGATCGTGGTCATGGCCACGGCGACGTAACTTTGCAGGGTGGCTTTGGCATCGCCGAGCAGGCGCTCGCGGGTCTGTTCGACCTCTTTGTGCGCTTGTTCCTGGAGGATGAACAGCGTGGTCAGGCTGATGACCAGCGCAAAGAGCAACACCGGGAGAACGGCGAGGGACAGGACTTTAGCCTTGAGGCTCAGGCGCATTTTTGGGGCTCACTCTTTTGGTTTTATTGGCGTGGTTAAAGGCTTTAACGGCACGCCAGATCAAAAGTTGAGCTTCGATATGAGGATCGTTCCCACGCTCTGCGTGGGAATGCAGCCCCGGACGCTCCGCGTCCAACAACGTGACGCAGAGCGTCACAAGAGGCATTCCCACGCAGAGCGTGGGAACGATCACCGGCGGGGTTCAGAGGACCATCGCGGCCACCCAGCCGAACGCCAGCAGCGGCAGGTTGTAGTGCAGGAACGTCGGCACCACGGTGTCCCAGATGTGGTGATGCTGGCCGTCGATGTTCAGACCGGAGGTCGGACCGAGAGTCGAATCCGAGGCTGGCGAACCGGCATCGCCCAGCGCGCCGGCGGTACCAACGATGCACACAATAGCGATCGGGCTGAAGCCCAGTTGCACGCACAGCGGCACGAAAATCACCGCCAGAATCGGTACGGTCGAGAAGGACGAACCAATGCCCATGGTCACCAGCAACCCCACCAGCAACATCATCAAGGCACCGATGCCCTTGCTGTGATCGATCCACGCCGCCGAAGTTTGCACCAGCGTCTGCACTTCACCGGTAGCCTTGATCACTTCGCCGAAACCGGAAGACGCGATCATGATGAAGCCGATCATCGCCATCATCTTCATGCCTTCGGTGAACAGATCATCGGTCTCACGCCACTTGACGATGCCGGACGCCGAGAAGATCAGGAAGCCAGCCAGCGCCCCGATAATCATCGAGTCCAGCAACAACTGAATAATGAACGCGGCGGCAATCGCCACACCGGCAATCATCAGGCTGAGCGGGTTGTACTGCACCGCGACCTGTTCAACCTGCTCGATCTTCGCCAGGTCGTAAACGCGTTTTTTGCGATAACTGATAAACGCAATGCCCAGGCCCACCAACATGCCCAGCGCCGGAATGCCCATGGCGTGGGTGACATTGATGCCGCTGATGTCGACGCCGCTGCGCGCAACATTCGCCAACAAAATCTCATTGAGAAAAATGTTACCGAAACCTACCGGGAGGAACATGTACGGGGTGATCAGACCGAAGGTCATGACGCAGGCGATCAGGCGGCGGTCGAGTTGCAACTTGGTCAGTACATAGAGAAGTGGCGGCACCAGCAGCGGAATGAACGCGATGTGGATCGGCAGGATGTTCTGCGAAGCGATCGCCACGACCCACAGCAAGCCGATCAGCAGCCATTTGACGCTGCCACCGCCGGTCGCATGCTGGCGATCAACCATCGCCAGCGCCTTGTCAGCCAGAGCGTGGGCCAGGCCCGACTTGGCAATCGCCACGGCGAAAGCGCCGAGCAACGCGTAGGACAACGCCACCGTCGCCCCGCCGCCCAGGCCGCTGTTGAACGCCTTGAGCGTGGCATCGATGCCCAGACCACCGGTCAGGCCGCCGACCAACGCGCCAACGATCAAGGCGATCACTACGTGCACGCGGGACAGGCTGAGAATCAGCATGACGCCGACTGCCGCTATGACTGCATTCATTTCACTTCCTCGAAAAACACTGCGGTGGAAAACCGACCGCCAGACAGAATGAGTCCGCCAGCGTTTG comes from Pseudomonas sp. RU47 and encodes:
- a CDS encoding Na+/H+ antiporter family protein encodes the protein MNAVIAAVGVMLILSLSRVHVVIALIVGALVGGLTGGLGIDATLKAFNSGLGGGATVALSYALLGAFAVAIAKSGLAHALADKALAMVDRQHATGGGSVKWLLIGLLWVVAIASQNILPIHIAFIPLLVPPLLYVLTKLQLDRRLIACVMTFGLITPYMFLPVGFGNIFLNEILLANVARSGVDISGINVTHAMGIPALGMLVGLGIAFISYRKKRVYDLAKIEQVEQVAVQYNPLSLMIAGVAIAAAFIIQLLLDSMIIGALAGFLIFSASGIVKWRETDDLFTEGMKMMAMIGFIMIASSGFGEVIKATGEVQTLVQTSAAWIDHSKGIGALMMLLVGLLVTMGIGSSFSTVPILAVIFVPLCVQLGFSPIAIVCIVGTAGALGDAGSPASDSTLGPTSGLNIDGQHHHIWDTVVPTFLHYNLPLLAFGWVAAMVL